One segment of Sphingomonas qomolangmaensis DNA contains the following:
- a CDS encoding efflux RND transporter periplasmic adaptor subunit — MLHRKIACLAPVLCLLAACGGGGDDEASAKAKGKGGTPEVGVVTLQAEQVPLTTELAGRAAAFETSDVRPQVSGVIKARLFTEGSIVRQGQTLYQVDPSIYRAAVAEAEANLANAQANLTAQSARADRFRPLAEIEAVSKQEYTDAQAAARQAAASVQQQRALLETARINLRFTNVPAPITGRIGRSIATTGALVTANQAEALTMIQRLDPIFIDIQQSSADLLALRRALATDNTIPSTAEVRLRLEDGSDYGQVGTLQFAEAMVDPETGAVTLRARFPNPQGLLLPGMYVRARFSQATARRAILVPQAGISRDPRGNATVLIVGPDNKAVRRNVRAEQTVGDKWLVTGGVRAGDRVIVEGLARAQPGQTVRPVPAGSAPRQRPATQGGAQGATKAGN; from the coding sequence CTGTTGCATCGTAAAATCGCGTGCCTCGCCCCGGTACTTTGCCTGCTCGCCGCCTGCGGCGGGGGCGGTGACGACGAAGCGTCCGCCAAGGCAAAGGGCAAGGGCGGCACCCCCGAGGTCGGCGTGGTCACGCTCCAGGCCGAACAGGTGCCGTTGACCACCGAACTCGCGGGCCGCGCCGCGGCGTTCGAGACGTCCGATGTCCGGCCGCAGGTGTCGGGGGTCATCAAGGCGCGATTGTTCACCGAAGGCAGCATCGTCCGCCAGGGGCAGACGCTGTATCAGGTCGACCCCAGCATCTATCGCGCCGCGGTGGCCGAGGCCGAGGCGAACCTTGCCAACGCGCAGGCCAATCTGACCGCGCAATCGGCGCGCGCCGACCGCTTTCGCCCGCTCGCCGAGATCGAGGCGGTGTCGAAGCAGGAATATACCGATGCACAGGCGGCGGCGCGCCAGGCGGCGGCGTCGGTCCAGCAGCAGCGCGCCTTGCTCGAAACCGCGCGGATCAACCTGCGCTTCACCAATGTGCCCGCGCCGATCACCGGCCGGATCGGCCGTAGCATCGCCACCACCGGCGCGCTGGTGACCGCCAACCAGGCCGAGGCGCTGACGATGATCCAGCGGCTCGATCCGATCTTCATCGATATCCAGCAATCGAGCGCCGACCTGCTGGCGCTGCGCCGCGCGCTGGCGACCGACAACACCATCCCGTCGACCGCCGAAGTGCGGCTGCGGCTCGAGGACGGCAGCGATTACGGTCAGGTCGGCACGCTGCAGTTCGCCGAGGCGATGGTCGATCCCGAGACGGGCGCGGTGACGTTGCGCGCGCGCTTCCCCAATCCGCAAGGACTGCTGCTGCCGGGCATGTACGTCCGCGCGCGCTTCAGCCAGGCGACCGCGCGGCGCGCGATCCTGGTGCCGCAGGCGGGCATCTCGCGCGACCCGCGTGGCAATGCGACGGTGCTGATCGTCGGCCCCGACAACAAGGCGGTGCGCCGCAACGTGCGTGCCGAACAGACGGTGGGCGACAAATGGCTGGTCACCGGCGGCGTCCGCGCGGGCGACCGGGTGATCGTCGAGGGGCTGGCGCGCGCACAGCCGGGGCAGACGGTTCGCCCGGTGCCCGCAGGTTCGGCGCCGCGGCAGCGGCCGGCGACGCAGGGCGGAGCGCAGGGCGCAACCAAGGCCGGGAACTGA
- a CDS encoding efflux RND transporter permease subunit has translation MISRIFIDRPIFAWVISLVIMLAGLGGILSLPIEQYPDIAPPEINIRANYPGASAEILESSVTQIIEQQMTGIDGLIYFSSQSSSAGSATVTVTFEKGVDPDIAQVQVQNKVQQALPRLPAQVQQQGLTVTKSNADFLLVVSVYDETDRTTNIDVSDFLVSNLQDRIGRVPGVGDVNVFGTQYAMRIWLNPFSLSGFNLVPADVIAAIESQNTQVAAGQIGALPSLPGQMLNATVTAKSRLTSPEQFKEIIVKTQTDGSKVLLKDVARVELGSENYNTISRLNGHPGAGIAVQLAPGADALETAELVKAEIERQAENFPPGYKYAYPNDSTTFIKLSVEEVVKTLIEAIILVIIVMFVFLQSWRATLIPAIAVPVVLLGSFGVLAIFGFTINTLTLFGLVLSIGLLVDDAIVVVENVERVMEENPEMSPREATIQSMGEIQTALIGIGLVLSAVFAPMAFFGGSVGEIYRQFSITVISSMLLSVVVALVLTPALTSTLLKRPTEKKEPKTRVGRFGRRMGDKFNRGFERTSDKYRDGVRWVLGRRIVALVVYAGLCAALVLLFVGLPTSFLPTEDQGRAQIQYTLPPGATSERTLAAAIEIEKYFLGPAGANVDVVYTIVGSGPGGAGQNAGRGFVSLAPWSEREGAENAAAAITRRATQDLSTLRDVEFFATNPPPVRGLGQAGGFTMQLLNTGGLDRETFRARRDALLEAARGDPLLTAIRQNELADIPTLEVVIDQARAGALGLNPGQVDATLSAAWGGVYVNDFVDRGRVKRVFVQGDAPYRARPEDLTNWFVRGANGQMAPFSSFADTRWSTAPTTLGRFQGQPSYQIQGEPAEGESSGVAMNRMMELAAELPGVSVEWSGLSYQERISGGQAPLLYGLSLLVVFLCLAALYESWSVPFSVMLVIPLGLLGAALAVWLRGLENDVYFQVGLLTTMGLSAKNAILIVEFAEQAEREGASPVEASLEAAKLRLRPILMTSFAFIFGVVPLAISTGAGAASRVAIGTAVIGGMIAATVLAIFFVPLFYVMVRKLFGGEVHGHPESVSEKHKAQEAPRPRGDDDGRGPVTA, from the coding sequence ATGATCTCGCGTATCTTCATCGACCGGCCGATCTTCGCCTGGGTCATTTCGCTCGTCATCATGCTGGCGGGGCTCGGCGGCATCCTGTCGCTGCCGATCGAGCAATATCCCGACATCGCGCCGCCCGAGATCAACATCCGCGCCAATTATCCCGGTGCGTCGGCCGAGATCCTCGAATCGTCGGTGACGCAGATCATCGAACAGCAGATGACCGGGATCGACGGGCTGATCTACTTCTCGTCGCAGTCGAGTTCGGCGGGATCGGCGACGGTCACCGTCACCTTCGAAAAGGGCGTCGATCCCGACATCGCGCAGGTGCAGGTGCAGAACAAGGTGCAGCAGGCGCTGCCGCGGTTGCCCGCGCAGGTGCAGCAGCAGGGCCTGACGGTCACCAAGTCGAACGCCGACTTCCTGCTGGTCGTCTCGGTCTATGACGAGACCGACCGCACCACCAATATCGACGTGTCGGACTTCCTGGTTTCGAACCTGCAGGACCGGATCGGCCGCGTTCCAGGCGTCGGCGACGTCAATGTGTTCGGCACCCAATATGCGATGCGGATCTGGCTGAACCCGTTCAGCCTTTCGGGGTTCAACCTGGTCCCCGCCGACGTGATCGCGGCGATCGAATCGCAGAATACCCAGGTCGCGGCGGGCCAGATCGGTGCGTTGCCCTCGCTGCCGGGGCAGATGCTCAACGCGACGGTGACCGCCAAGTCGCGGCTGACATCGCCCGAGCAGTTCAAGGAGATCATCGTCAAGACCCAGACCGACGGGTCGAAGGTGCTGCTGAAGGACGTCGCGCGGGTCGAGCTGGGCTCGGAGAACTACAACACGATCAGCCGGCTGAACGGGCATCCCGGCGCGGGCATCGCGGTGCAGCTGGCGCCCGGCGCCGACGCGCTCGAGACCGCCGAACTGGTGAAGGCCGAGATCGAGCGCCAGGCGGAGAATTTCCCGCCGGGCTATAAATACGCCTACCCCAATGATTCGACGACCTTCATCAAATTGTCGGTCGAGGAGGTCGTCAAGACGCTGATCGAGGCGATCATCCTGGTGATCATCGTCATGTTCGTGTTCCTGCAGAGCTGGCGCGCCACGCTGATCCCCGCGATCGCGGTGCCCGTGGTGCTGCTGGGATCGTTCGGGGTGCTGGCGATCTTCGGCTTCACGATCAACACGCTGACCTTGTTCGGGCTGGTGCTCTCGATCGGCCTGCTCGTCGACGACGCGATCGTCGTGGTCGAGAATGTCGAGCGGGTGATGGAGGAAAACCCCGAAATGTCGCCGCGCGAGGCGACGATCCAGTCGATGGGCGAAATCCAGACCGCGCTGATCGGCATCGGGCTGGTGCTGTCGGCGGTGTTCGCGCCGATGGCGTTCTTCGGCGGATCGGTGGGCGAAATCTATCGCCAGTTCTCGATCACCGTGATCTCGTCGATGCTGCTGTCGGTGGTCGTCGCGCTGGTGCTGACCCCGGCACTGACCTCGACATTGCTCAAGCGGCCGACCGAGAAGAAGGAGCCCAAGACGCGGGTCGGTCGCTTCGGCCGGCGGATGGGCGACAAGTTCAACCGCGGGTTCGAGCGCACCTCGGACAAATATCGCGACGGCGTGCGCTGGGTGCTGGGGCGGCGGATCGTCGCGCTGGTGGTCTATGCGGGGCTTTGCGCCGCGCTGGTGCTGCTGTTCGTCGGATTGCCGACCAGCTTCCTGCCGACCGAGGACCAGGGGCGCGCGCAGATCCAGTACACGCTGCCCCCCGGCGCGACGAGCGAGCGGACGCTGGCCGCCGCGATCGAGATCGAGAAGTATTTCCTGGGGCCCGCGGGCGCCAATGTCGACGTCGTCTATACGATCGTCGGGTCGGGCCCCGGTGGTGCGGGGCAGAATGCCGGGCGCGGCTTCGTCAGCCTGGCACCGTGGAGCGAGCGCGAGGGCGCCGAGAACGCCGCGGCGGCGATCACCCGCCGCGCGACGCAGGACCTGTCGACCCTGCGCGATGTCGAATTCTTCGCCACCAACCCGCCGCCGGTGCGCGGCCTAGGCCAGGCGGGCGGCTTCACGATGCAGCTGCTCAACACCGGGGGGCTCGACCGCGAGACCTTCCGCGCGCGCCGCGATGCGCTGCTCGAGGCGGCGCGCGGCGACCCACTGCTGACCGCGATCCGCCAGAACGAGCTGGCCGATATCCCGACGCTAGAGGTCGTGATCGACCAGGCACGCGCGGGGGCGCTGGGGCTCAACCCCGGACAGGTCGATGCGACGCTGTCGGCGGCGTGGGGCGGCGTATACGTCAACGACTTCGTCGATCGCGGACGCGTGAAGCGCGTGTTCGTCCAGGGTGACGCACCCTATCGCGCGCGGCCCGAGGACCTGACCAACTGGTTCGTGCGCGGCGCGAACGGACAGATGGCGCCCTTCTCGTCGTTCGCCGACACGCGCTGGTCGACCGCGCCGACCACGCTCGGGCGCTTCCAGGGACAACCGAGCTACCAGATCCAAGGCGAACCCGCCGAGGGCGAAAGCTCGGGCGTGGCGATGAATCGGATGATGGAGCTCGCCGCCGAATTGCCCGGCGTCTCGGTCGAATGGTCGGGCCTGTCGTATCAGGAGCGCATCTCGGGCGGGCAGGCGCCGTTGCTGTACGGGCTGTCGCTGCTGGTGGTGTTCCTGTGCCTTGCCGCGCTGTACGAAAGCTGGTCGGTGCCGTTTTCGGTGATGCTGGTCATTCCGCTGGGGCTGCTCGGCGCGGCGCTGGCGGTGTGGCTGCGCGGCCTTGAGAACGACGTGTATTTCCAGGTCGGGCTGCTGACGACGATGGGGCTGTCGGCCAAGAACGCGATCCTGATCGTCGAATTCGCCGAACAGGCCGAGCGCGAGGGCGCCTCGCCGGTCGAGGCATCGCTGGAGGCGGCCAAGCTGCGGCTGCGGCCGATCCTGATGACCAGCTTCGCCTTCATCTTCGGCGTGGTGCCGCTGGCGATCTCGACGGGCGCGGGCGCCGCCAGCCGCGTCGCGATCGGCACCGCGGTGATCGGCGGGATGATCGCCGCGACGGTGCTGGCGATCTTCTTCGTGCCGTTGTTCTACGTGATGGTGCGCAAATTGTTCGGCGGCGAGGTGCACGGCCATCCCGAAAGCGTCAGCGAAAAGCACAAGGCGCAGGAAGCGCCGCGACCGCGCGGCGACGACGACGGCCGGGGACCGGTGACCGCATGA
- a CDS encoding NADPH-dependent FMN reductase, with the protein MQPFHIVAIGGTLRAESGTSRALSAALAHAERGGARTTLLTGSAIDFPNFDPDQALANDAIVRFLEVVRTADALVIGSPGYHGSLSGLVKNALDHIELLRGDSRVYLDSMPVGIVAVAAGWQAAVSTLQTLRTIIHALRGWPTPMGVAINSSAPGDPLGDADSQLGVMMQQIDTFLRR; encoded by the coding sequence ATGCAGCCGTTCCATATCGTCGCCATCGGCGGCACGCTCCGCGCCGAATCGGGTACCAGCCGCGCACTTTCCGCAGCGCTAGCGCATGCCGAACGCGGCGGCGCGCGCACGACCTTGCTGACCGGTTCGGCGATCGACTTCCCCAATTTCGATCCCGACCAGGCGCTCGCCAACGACGCGATCGTCCGCTTCCTCGAGGTGGTGCGAACCGCCGATGCGCTGGTGATCGGATCGCCGGGCTATCACGGATCGCTGTCGGGCTTGGTGAAGAACGCGCTCGACCATATCGAGCTGCTGCGCGGCGATTCGCGCGTCTATCTCGATTCGATGCCGGTCGGGATCGTCGCAGTGGCGGCGGGATGGCAGGCGGCGGTCTCGACGCTGCAGACGCTGCGCACGATCATCCACGCGCTGCGCGGCTGGCCGACGCCGATGGGGGTGGCGATCAATTCGTCGGCGCCGGGCGATCCGCTGGGCGATGCCGATTCGCAGCTTGGGGTGATGATGCAGCAGATCGATACGTTTTTGCGGCGGTGA
- a CDS encoding flagellar export chaperone FliS translates to MTRYATAFAGDPAATYRTIELASRTGGADPHQLVELLYEELVRALGTAAWATERCDFKLKGERVTRATAILFALENGLDFERGGDVARTLATLYRGVRQQVVNASIGDDPAPFRAAASDLAEIAAAWRSLRAG, encoded by the coding sequence ATGACACGCTATGCCACCGCCTTTGCCGGCGATCCCGCCGCGACCTATCGCACGATCGAGCTGGCGAGCCGGACCGGCGGCGCCGATCCGCACCAGCTGGTCGAACTGCTGTACGAGGAACTGGTGCGCGCGCTGGGCACCGCCGCCTGGGCGACCGAGCGCTGCGACTTCAAGCTGAAGGGCGAGCGGGTGACGCGCGCGACCGCGATCCTGTTCGCGCTCGAAAACGGGCTCGATTTCGAGCGCGGCGGCGACGTGGCGCGGACGCTGGCGACGCTGTATCGCGGGGTGCGGCAGCAGGTGGTCAACGCCAGCATCGGCGACGACCCCGCCCCCTTTCGCGCGGCGGCGAGCGACCTGGCCGAAATCGCCGCCGCGTGGCGCAGCCTGCGCGCGGGGTGA
- the argH gene encoding argininosuccinate lyase, whose product MWGGRFAEGPSAVMREINASIPFDKRMWRQDIAASKAHATMLGAQGIVAADDVAAILAGLDQVAADYERGGPADDLALEDIHMQTEARLTDKIGAAAGRLHTARSRNDQVATDFRLWVRDAIDEVLGALDSLQDALLARAEQHAGDVMPGFTHLQSAQPVTLGHHLMAYHAMVARDASRFADARARMNRCPLGAAALAGTGFPIDRDATAAALGFDGPTANSLDSVSDRDFAIDYLASAAQCALHLSRLAEEFVLWASQPFGFVALSDQWSTGSSIMPQKRNPDAAELVRGHSGRILGCQMALMVTMKGLPLAYSKDMQDDKPPVFEAHDLLGLSIAAMTGMIESATFRTDRMRAVADAGFATATDLADWLVREAGLPFREAHHVTGRAVARAEALGRKLEAMPLAELTAIDARIDARVFDVLSIDASVASRRSFGGTAPDRVREAIAAGRALREKRA is encoded by the coding sequence ATGTGGGGCGGGCGCTTCGCTGAAGGCCCGTCGGCGGTGATGCGCGAGATTAACGCATCGATCCCGTTCGACAAGCGAATGTGGCGCCAGGACATCGCCGCGTCGAAGGCGCATGCCACGATGCTCGGCGCGCAGGGCATCGTCGCCGCAGACGATGTGGCAGCGATCCTCGCGGGGCTCGATCAAGTCGCCGCCGATTACGAGCGCGGCGGTCCCGCCGACGATCTGGCGCTCGAAGACATCCATATGCAGACCGAAGCGCGGCTGACCGACAAGATCGGCGCCGCCGCGGGGCGCCTCCACACCGCGCGCAGCCGCAACGACCAGGTCGCGACCGACTTTCGGCTATGGGTGCGCGACGCGATCGACGAAGTGCTCGGCGCGCTCGATTCGTTGCAGGACGCATTGCTCGCCCGCGCCGAACAGCATGCCGGCGACGTGATGCCGGGCTTCACCCATCTGCAATCGGCACAGCCCGTGACGCTCGGCCATCACCTGATGGCGTATCACGCGATGGTCGCGCGCGACGCCAGCCGCTTCGCCGATGCGCGCGCGCGGATGAACCGTTGCCCGCTCGGCGCCGCCGCCTTGGCGGGCACCGGCTTCCCGATCGATCGCGACGCCACCGCCGCCGCGCTCGGCTTCGACGGCCCGACCGCCAATTCGCTCGATTCGGTCAGCGACCGCGACTTCGCGATCGATTATCTTGCCAGCGCTGCGCAATGCGCGCTCCACCTCAGCCGGCTCGCCGAGGAATTCGTGCTCTGGGCGTCGCAGCCCTTCGGCTTCGTCGCGCTGTCCGACCAATGGTCGACCGGCAGCTCGATCATGCCGCAAAAGCGCAACCCCGACGCCGCCGAGCTGGTGCGCGGCCATTCGGGGCGGATCCTGGGCTGCCAGATGGCGCTGATGGTGACGATGAAGGGGCTGCCGCTTGCCTATTCGAAGGACATGCAGGACGACAAGCCGCCGGTGTTCGAGGCGCACGACCTGCTCGGCCTGTCGATCGCCGCGATGACCGGGATGATCGAAAGCGCGACCTTCCGCACCGATCGGATGCGCGCGGTCGCCGATGCGGGCTTCGCCACCGCCACCGATCTCGCCGACTGGCTGGTGCGCGAGGCCGGCCTGCCCTTCCGCGAGGCGCATCACGTCACCGGCCGCGCCGTCGCACGCGCCGAAGCGCTCGGTCGCAAGCTCGAAGCGATGCCGCTCGCCGAACTCACCGCGATCGACGCGCGGATCGACGCGCGGGTGTTCGACGTGCTCAGCATCGATGCCTCGGTCGCCAGCCGCCGCAGCTTCGGCGGCACCGCGCCGGATCGCGTGCGCGAAGCCATTGCCGCAGGCCGGGCGTTGCGCGAGAAGCGGGCATGA
- the lysA gene encoding diaminopimelate decarboxylase, with protein MDHFSHKDGVLHVEDVSVEAIAEAVGTPVYIYSRATLERHAQVFRDAVAPAGRTHVAYAVKANPNLAVLKVLAGQGYGADVVSGGEMARALAAGMAPGDIVFSGVGKTRDELTAGLDAGIGQFNLELEEEGRVLGALATARGQRAPATLRVNPDVDAGTHAKISTGRAENKFGVAIDQAPAMFDRLAKEPGLNLRGVAVHIGSQLADLAPLERAFERVGQLVAQLRAAGHAISHVDLGGGLGVPYRPGETLPEPAAFGAMVAHVTAGWDVTLMFEPGRVIAGNAGVLLTRVVWVKPSSGHPYVIVDAAMNDLARPALYDAYHDFVAVRPTGERLIANIAGPVCESGDTFAMGREIDAMASGDLAVFRTAGAYGATMASTYNSRAKVPEVLVDGARFAVVSERVTPQAILAAERIPEWL; from the coding sequence ATGGACCATTTTTCGCACAAGGACGGCGTGCTCCACGTCGAGGACGTCAGCGTCGAGGCGATCGCCGAGGCGGTCGGCACCCCGGTGTACATCTATTCGCGCGCCACGCTCGAACGCCATGCACAGGTGTTCCGTGACGCGGTCGCCCCCGCGGGACGGACGCATGTCGCCTACGCGGTAAAGGCCAATCCGAACCTGGCGGTGCTCAAGGTCCTCGCCGGGCAGGGCTATGGCGCCGACGTCGTCTCGGGCGGCGAGATGGCGCGCGCGCTGGCGGCGGGCATGGCGCCCGGCGACATCGTATTCTCGGGCGTCGGCAAGACCCGCGACGAGCTGACCGCCGGGCTCGATGCCGGGATCGGCCAGTTCAACCTCGAGCTCGAGGAAGAAGGCCGCGTCCTCGGCGCGCTGGCCACCGCCCGCGGTCAGCGCGCGCCCGCGACGCTGCGCGTCAATCCCGATGTCGATGCCGGCACCCACGCCAAGATCTCGACCGGTCGCGCCGAGAACAAGTTCGGCGTCGCGATCGATCAGGCGCCGGCGATGTTCGACCGGCTGGCGAAGGAGCCGGGGCTGAACCTGCGCGGCGTCGCGGTGCATATCGGCAGCCAGCTCGCCGATCTCGCCCCGCTCGAACGCGCGTTCGAACGCGTCGGGCAGCTCGTGGCCCAGCTTCGCGCCGCGGGCCATGCGATCAGCCATGTCGATCTCGGCGGCGGCCTCGGTGTACCCTATCGCCCCGGCGAGACCTTGCCCGAACCCGCCGCGTTCGGCGCGATGGTCGCGCACGTGACCGCGGGCTGGGACGTCACCTTGATGTTCGAGCCCGGCCGCGTGATCGCGGGCAATGCCGGGGTGCTGCTGACGCGCGTCGTGTGGGTGAAGCCGTCGAGCGGCCACCCTTATGTCATCGTCGACGCCGCGATGAACGACCTGGCGCGCCCGGCGCTGTACGACGCCTATCACGATTTCGTCGCGGTGCGCCCGACCGGCGAGCGGCTGATTGCGAACATCGCCGGGCCGGTCTGCGAAAGCGGCGACACCTTCGCGATGGGCCGCGAGATCGACGCGATGGCGAGCGGCGACCTCGCGGTGTTCCGCACCGCGGGCGCCTATGGCGCGACGATGGCGAGCACCTACAATAGCCGCGCCAAGGTGCCCGAAGTGCTGGTCGACGGTGCGCGGTTCGCGGTAGTGTCCGAGCGGGTGACCCCGCAGGCGATTCTTGCGGCCGAGCGGATTCCCGAGTGGCTGTGA
- a CDS encoding NAD(P)-dependent oxidoreductase — protein MRETGLPIIVRLDGKPVILVGEGEAADAKRRLLERAGAIPVPESDTARLAIVALDDGDEAARIAAALKAAGKLVNVVDRPELCDFTLPAIVDRSPVLIAVATGGASAGLAAALRQRLEGLLPQALGPLATALAAARGAMRKRFPDGRARRNAISDALGEGGALDPFGRIDAGSVDRWLANEQGARLPRLVRIDLVSAEPDALTLRAARMLAQADRVYHRPGVPPAILDRARADAIRIACAAPPADPGEGLSVDLAMIR, from the coding sequence ATGCGCGAAACCGGCCTCCCGATCATCGTCCGCCTCGACGGCAAACCCGTGATCCTGGTCGGCGAGGGCGAGGCCGCCGACGCCAAGCGCCGCCTGCTCGAACGCGCGGGTGCCATCCCCGTGCCCGAAAGCGATACCGCCCGCCTCGCGATCGTCGCGCTCGACGACGGCGATGAAGCCGCGCGCATCGCCGCCGCGCTCAAGGCGGCGGGCAAGCTGGTCAACGTCGTCGACCGCCCGGAGCTCTGTGATTTCACGCTCCCGGCGATCGTCGATCGCTCGCCGGTGCTGATCGCGGTCGCGACCGGCGGCGCCTCGGCGGGGCTCGCGGCAGCACTCCGCCAGCGGCTCGAAGGCCTGCTCCCCCAGGCGCTCGGCCCGCTAGCGACCGCGCTCGCCGCCGCGCGCGGCGCGATGCGCAAGCGCTTCCCCGACGGCCGCGCCCGCCGCAACGCGATCTCCGATGCGCTGGGCGAGGGCGGGGCGCTCGACCCCTTCGGGCGGATCGACGCCGGCAGCGTCGATCGCTGGCTGGCCAACGAACAGGGCGCGCGCCTGCCGCGGCTGGTGCGGATCGACCTGGTCTCGGCCGAACCCGACGCGCTCACGCTGCGCGCGGCACGAATGCTGGCGCAGGCCGACCGCGTCTATCACCGCCCGGGCGTGCCGCCGGCGATCCTCGACCGCGCCCGCGCCGACGCGATCCGCATCGCCTGCGCCGCCCCGCCCGCCGATCCGGGCGAAGGCCTGTCGGTCGATCTGGCGATGATACGCTAG
- a CDS encoding TlpA family protein disulfide reductase → MRPAITLLLGLGLLAGGCDRQDGGAEQANSVVPANTVAAAPASPATPAAPGADNAIGMLDRSHKGEAAPDFAFADAKGVKTTLAAFAGKPVLLNLWATWCAPCVKEMPTLDALAQREGAALKVLTISQDLDGPAKVVPYFEKAGFEALEPWTDPDLRFSVGLGANLPTTILYDAAGKEVWRMTGSMDWSNDAARQLIAEASAA, encoded by the coding sequence GTGCGTCCAGCTATCACGCTTCTCCTCGGGCTCGGCCTGCTTGCAGGCGGCTGCGATAGGCAAGACGGGGGAGCGGAGCAAGCGAACAGCGTCGTCCCCGCCAACACCGTCGCCGCCGCGCCTGCCTCCCCGGCGACCCCCGCAGCCCCGGGTGCCGACAACGCGATCGGCATGCTCGACCGCAGCCACAAGGGCGAAGCCGCCCCCGATTTCGCCTTTGCCGATGCCAAGGGCGTCAAGACCACGCTGGCGGCGTTCGCTGGCAAGCCGGTGCTGCTGAACCTGTGGGCGACCTGGTGCGCGCCGTGCGTGAAGGAAATGCCGACGCTCGATGCGCTGGCGCAGCGCGAGGGCGCTGCGCTGAAGGTGCTGACGATCAGCCAGGACCTCGACGGGCCGGCCAAGGTGGTGCCCTATTTCGAGAAGGCCGGGTTCGAGGCGCTCGAGCCGTGGACCGACCCCGACCTGCGCTTCTCGGTCGGGCTCGGCGCCAACCTGCCGACGACGATCCTGTACGATGCGGCGGGCAAGGAAGTGTGGCGGATGACGGGCAGCATGGACTGGTCGAACGACGCCGCACGCCAGCTGATCGCCGAGGCCAGCGCTGCATAG